The Apium graveolens cultivar Ventura chromosome 6, ASM990537v1, whole genome shotgun sequence genome contains a region encoding:
- the LOC141667597 gene encoding protein DMP3-like, with protein sequence MSLRVKPTSSAAATTTVSTASSDSDEVESPVLLPPSPTPQPQSTLSQRALSQTLSSTAQLANLLPTGSLLALQLLTPVFTNNGSCDAATRPLTLLLLLLIAASCFLASFTDSYKASNGQVYYGFATFKGMWLFDYQAAAATGVPDLKRYKMGVIDWIHATSSVLVFVVLALRDKNVVTCFYPQPSHEAQEVLNIVPIGIGFICSLLFMVFPTRRHGIGYPVSHNN encoded by the coding sequence ATGTCCCTCAGAGTGAAACCCACGTCTTCTGCTGCTGCAACAACAACTGTGTCAACAGCCTCATCCGATAGCGATGAGGTAGAAAGCCCTGTACTACTACCACCATCACCAACACCACAACCACAATCAACTCTATCGCAACGCGCACTCTCTCAGACCCTGTCAAGCACAGCTCAACTAGCCAACCTTCTTCCCACAGGCAGTCTCTTAGCCCTCCAACTCTTAACTCCAGTCTTCACAAACAATGGCTCATGCGATGCAGCCACGCGTCCTCTGACTCTTCTCCTTCTCCTGCTCATTGCTGCATCATGCTTCCTCGCCAGCTTCACCGACAGCTACAAGGCATCCAACGGTCAAGTCTACTACGGATTCGCGACGTTCAAAGGCATGTGGCTTTTCGATTATCAGGCTGCAGCAGCAACAGGTGTTCCTGACCTTAAAAGATATAAGATGGGAGTCATTGACTGGATACATGCTACTTCATCAGTACTTGTGTTTGTTGTTTTGGCTTTGAGGGATAAAAATGTGGTGACTTGTTTTTATCCACAGCCATCTCATGAAGCTCAAGAGGTGTTGAATATTGTACCTATAGGAATTGGATTCATTTGTAGTTTGTTGTTTATGGTTTTTCCTACTAGAAGGCATGGTATTGGTTACCCTGTATCACATAACAATTAA